AGGTGCCAAAAATTTCGCCGTCTTGCCCAGCACCCCCGGGTAAGGGTTTCTTAAAAGCACTCGGCCGGGGGCAGTAGGGGAGCCACATCTATCTCGCATGGGTGAGTTCTTCCCGATCCCTGTTTCTGTCCTGAGCGCCGATGGAAGGGGATGGCTCCACCGATGTCTTTTGCATCTGCAGGGGAATTTTGACGTAAAGGATGGGAAGAAGTAGAATGGGGGGCGACGCAGATGGCGAAGACAAAGGCCATATATCTTCCGCTAATTATTGAACCGAATGACGATGGTTATCTGGCCCGGTGTCCCAGCATCCAGGGAGCCTTCGCCGAGGGAGATACTCCAGAAGAGGCGATCTTCAACTGTATTGACGTCATCAA
The sequence above is drawn from the Blastocatellia bacterium genome and encodes:
- a CDS encoding type II toxin-antitoxin system HicB family antitoxin; translated protein: MAKTKAIYLPLIIEPNDDGYLARCPSIQGAFAEGDTPEEAIFNCIDVIKMIAAYRAERRESLGLSEIELTPDMRMTLAVLIGVDE